One Streptomyces lincolnensis genomic region harbors:
- the rocD gene encoding ornithine--oxo-acid transaminase translates to MTAHIDGPVRTRSSADLISAEEPVLAHNYHPLPVVVARAEGTWVQDVEGRRYLDMLAGYSALNFGHRHPALIEAAHRQLDRLTLTSRAFHNDRLAEFAERLAELTGLDMVLPMNTGAEAVESGIKVARKWAYEVKGVPADRATIVVAAENFHGRTTTIVSFSTDETARAGFGPFTPGFRIVPFNDLAALERAVDETTAAVLIEPIQGEAGVVIPDEGYLTGVRELTRRAGCLFVADEIQSGLGRTGRTLALEHEGVVPDVLLLGKALGGGIVPVSAVVARRDVLGVLRPGEHGSTFGGNPLAAAVGTAVVELLESGEFQRRAAELGAILRDGLTGLVGRGVVGFRSRGLWAGVDVDPALGTGREVSARLMREGVLVKDTHGSTIRLAPPLTITEEELVGALGALEKVLERGV, encoded by the coding sequence ATGACCGCGCACATCGACGGGCCCGTCCGCACGCGTTCCTCCGCCGATCTCATCAGCGCCGAGGAGCCGGTCCTCGCGCACAACTACCACCCGCTGCCCGTGGTCGTCGCCCGCGCCGAGGGAACCTGGGTGCAGGACGTGGAGGGGCGCCGCTACCTCGACATGCTGGCGGGCTACTCGGCGCTGAACTTCGGCCACCGGCATCCGGCGCTGATCGAGGCGGCGCACCGCCAGCTGGACCGCCTCACGCTCACCTCGCGCGCCTTCCACAACGACCGGCTCGCGGAGTTCGCGGAGCGGCTCGCGGAGCTGACCGGTCTGGACATGGTGCTGCCGATGAACACCGGCGCCGAGGCGGTCGAGAGCGGCATCAAGGTGGCCCGCAAGTGGGCGTACGAGGTGAAGGGCGTCCCCGCCGACCGGGCGACGATCGTGGTCGCGGCGGAGAACTTCCACGGCCGTACGACGACGATCGTGTCGTTCTCCACGGACGAGACGGCCAGGGCCGGCTTCGGCCCCTTCACGCCGGGCTTCCGGATCGTGCCGTTCAACGACCTGGCGGCGCTGGAGCGGGCGGTCGACGAGACGACCGCGGCCGTGCTGATCGAGCCGATCCAGGGCGAGGCGGGGGTGGTCATCCCGGACGAGGGCTACCTGACCGGCGTGCGCGAGCTCACCCGCCGGGCGGGCTGCCTCTTCGTCGCCGACGAGATCCAGTCGGGCCTGGGCCGCACGGGCCGCACGCTCGCCCTGGAGCACGAGGGGGTCGTCCCGGACGTCCTGCTGCTGGGCAAGGCGCTGGGCGGCGGCATCGTCCCGGTGTCCGCGGTGGTCGCCCGCCGGGACGTGCTGGGGGTGCTGCGGCCGGGCGAGCACGGCTCGACGTTCGGCGGCAACCCGCTGGCCGCGGCGGTCGGCACGGCCGTGGTGGAGCTGCTGGAGTCGGGCGAGTTCCAGCGGCGGGCCGCCGAGCTGGGCGCGATCCTGCGCGACGGGCTCACCGGTCTGGTCGGCCGGGGTGTGGTCGGCTTCCGCTCCCGGGGCCTGTGGGCGGGCGTCGACGTCGATCCCGCGCTGGGCACCGGCCGCGAGGTCAGCGCGCGCCTCATGCGTGAGGGCGTCCTGGTCAAGGACACCCACGGCTCCACGATCCGGCTGGCGCCGCCGCTGACGATCACCGAGGAGGAACTCGTGGGGGCGCTCGGGGCGCTGGAGAAGGTGCTGGAACGGGGGGTCTGA
- a CDS encoding SpoIIE family protein phosphatase produces MGTQEERYVARQRFDVADAVPLLLDAQGVVTSWTKDARRLLGYAAAEVVGTRVADLLCDEDARRLPELAERCGRDDGWAGLLTARHKDGRPVRLMVRIASATEARGSVRWLVLLSEMEQAPGWDMSRSMLEQMAARSPVGIAIVDTDLRFVWSNAALEQFGGGPAYQRLGRRLADIQPGLDSEDIEARMRQVLRTGEPVIGYEHVGRLRSAPHRETAHMLSFTRLDDDLGHPMGVYYTVVDVTERHRARQRLALLDRAGEHIGRTLDITRTAQELADVSVPGLADFVCVDLLGSVMRGAEPAPGPPDGTDPVPLRRAGQQSVNATVPEAVVDIGDVAAYRPGSPPIRCLTSGTSWREERLDPLAEEWATDIADGRRATFLELGLHSVMIVPIRARGVTLGITTFFRRRRQEPFDEDDLSLAEDLMSRAAVCVDNARRYTRERDAALLLQRSLLPHRLPEQDAVEVAACYRPADELTGLGGDWYDLVPLSGARVALVVGEVPGHGIAAAAAMGGLRTAVRTLAALDLPPQEVLAHLDDLVARSAREEGVVPGTEGADSTEAVGSGCVYVVYDPVDGQCAMAAAGHPAPTVVLPDGTVTFVDLPQGSPLGTGGPPFESVELALPEGSTLVLHTDGLLAHGQDWVVDADRDRLRLALERSEPSLDRRCRVVVDALVPARPHDDVALLMARTRVLGAGQVMEWDLPADPAAVSDARKAASRVLTEWGLEDLAFTTELVVSELVTNAIRHATGPVRLRLVKERALTCEVFDGSATAPHLRHPRTTDEGGRGLLLVSQFSQRWGTRYVPEGKIIWAEQSLTDPSA; encoded by the coding sequence GTGGGCACACAGGAGGAGCGGTACGTGGCCCGGCAGCGGTTCGACGTGGCCGATGCCGTGCCGTTGCTGCTCGACGCGCAAGGCGTGGTGACGAGCTGGACCAAGGACGCCCGACGGCTGCTGGGATACGCGGCCGCCGAGGTGGTGGGCACGCGTGTGGCCGATCTGCTCTGCGACGAGGACGCGCGGCGGCTGCCCGAACTGGCCGAGCGGTGCGGCCGGGACGACGGCTGGGCGGGGCTGCTGACCGCGCGGCACAAGGACGGCCGGCCGGTCAGGCTCATGGTGCGGATCGCCTCGGCGACGGAGGCCCGGGGGTCCGTGCGGTGGCTGGTGCTGCTGTCGGAGATGGAGCAGGCCCCGGGCTGGGACATGAGCCGCTCGATGCTGGAGCAGATGGCCGCCCGCTCGCCCGTCGGCATCGCGATCGTGGACACCGACCTGCGGTTCGTGTGGTCCAACGCGGCCCTGGAGCAGTTCGGCGGCGGACCGGCGTACCAGCGGCTCGGCCGGCGCCTGGCGGACATCCAGCCGGGACTGGACTCCGAGGACATCGAGGCCCGGATGCGGCAGGTGCTGCGGACCGGGGAGCCGGTGATCGGGTACGAGCACGTGGGCCGGCTGCGTTCCGCGCCGCACCGGGAGACCGCGCACATGCTGTCGTTCACCCGCCTCGACGACGATCTCGGCCACCCGATGGGCGTGTACTACACGGTCGTCGACGTCACCGAGCGGCACCGGGCCCGGCAGCGGCTGGCCCTGCTCGACCGGGCCGGCGAGCACATCGGCCGCACCCTGGACATCACCCGGACCGCGCAGGAGCTGGCGGACGTGTCCGTTCCGGGGCTCGCCGACTTCGTCTGCGTCGACCTGCTGGGGTCGGTGATGCGCGGCGCCGAGCCCGCCCCCGGTCCGCCGGACGGCACGGACCCGGTACCGCTGCGCCGGGCGGGCCAGCAGTCCGTGAACGCGACCGTCCCGGAGGCCGTCGTCGACATCGGGGACGTGGCCGCCTACCGGCCCGGTTCGCCGCCGATCCGCTGTCTCACCAGCGGCACCTCCTGGCGCGAGGAGCGGCTCGACCCGCTCGCCGAGGAGTGGGCCACGGACATCGCCGACGGGCGCCGGGCCACCTTCCTGGAACTGGGGCTGCACAGCGTGATGATCGTGCCGATCCGGGCGCGGGGCGTCACCCTGGGCATCACCACCTTCTTCCGGCGCCGCCGCCAGGAGCCCTTCGACGAGGACGACCTGAGCCTGGCCGAGGACCTGATGTCACGGGCCGCCGTCTGCGTGGACAACGCCCGCCGCTACACCCGCGAGCGCGACGCCGCCCTGCTGCTCCAGCGCAGCCTGCTCCCCCACCGGCTGCCCGAGCAGGACGCCGTGGAGGTCGCCGCCTGCTACCGGCCGGCCGACGAGCTGACCGGCCTGGGCGGCGACTGGTACGACCTGGTCCCGCTGTCCGGTGCCCGGGTCGCCCTGGTGGTGGGCGAGGTGCCCGGTCACGGCATCGCCGCCGCGGCGGCGATGGGCGGGCTGCGCACCGCCGTACGCACCCTCGCCGCGCTGGATCTGCCGCCCCAGGAGGTGCTCGCCCACCTGGACGACCTGGTCGCGCGGTCGGCCCGCGAGGAGGGTGTGGTGCCGGGCACCGAGGGCGCCGACAGCACCGAGGCGGTGGGGTCCGGGTGTGTGTACGTCGTCTACGACCCGGTCGACGGACAGTGCGCGATGGCCGCCGCGGGGCATCCCGCGCCCACCGTGGTGCTGCCCGACGGCACCGTCACCTTCGTCGACCTGCCGCAGGGGTCGCCGCTGGGCACCGGTGGCCCGCCGTTCGAGTCGGTCGAGCTGGCCCTGCCGGAGGGGAGCACCCTCGTGCTGCACACCGACGGGCTGCTGGCCCACGGGCAGGACTGGGTCGTCGACGCGGACCGGGACCGGCTGCGGCTGGCCCTGGAGCGTTCCGAGCCCTCGCTCGACCGGCGCTGCCGGGTCGTGGTCGACGCGCTGGTCCCGGCCCGCCCGCACGACGACGTGGCCCTGCTGATGGCCCGCACCAGGGTCCTGGGGGCCGGCCAGGTCATGGAGTGGGACCTGCCCGCCGACCCCGCCGCGGTCTCCGACGCCCGCAAGGCGGCCTCCCGGGTACTGACCGAGTGGGGTCTGGAGGATCTGGCGTTCACCACGGAACTGGTCGTCAGCGAACTGGTCACCAACGCCATCCGGCACGCCACCGGTCCTGTCCGCCTCCGCCTGGTCAAGGAGCGCGCCCTGACCTGCGAGGTCTTCGACGGCAGCGCCACCGCGCCGCATCTGCGCCACCCCCGCACCACGGACGAGGGCGGGCGCGGCCTGCTGCTGGTGTCCCAGTTCAGCCAGCGGTGGGGCACCCGTTACGTCCCCGAAGGGAAGATCATCTGGGCGGAACAGTCCCTCACGGATCCATCGGCCTGA
- the ddaH gene encoding dimethylargininase: MTDSRVPRRRRFLVCEPRHFAVQYAINPWMRPDAQVDVDLAREQWQTLISTYDAHGHTVDAVDPVPGLPDMVFAANSAVVVDGRVFGSLFHAPERRPESTHYDTWFTSAGYDVHRPESVCEGEGDLVWTGRYVLAGTGFRTSREAHREVQEFFGHPVISLTLVDPRFYHLDTALFVLDDSTGGNNIVYYPEAFTPGSREVLARLYPDAVLATHDDAMAFGLNSVSDGRNVFIAPQAEALAARLGEHGYVPVPVDLSELHKAGGGIKCCTQEIRS, from the coding sequence GTGACCGATTCCCGTGTGCCGCGCCGTCGGCGATTCCTCGTCTGCGAACCCAGACACTTCGCCGTGCAGTACGCGATCAATCCCTGGATGCGTCCCGACGCGCAGGTCGACGTCGACCTGGCCCGGGAGCAGTGGCAAACGCTGATCAGCACCTATGACGCCCACGGCCACACCGTGGACGCCGTGGATCCGGTCCCCGGACTCCCGGACATGGTCTTCGCCGCGAACTCCGCCGTCGTCGTCGACGGCCGGGTCTTCGGCTCCCTCTTCCACGCCCCCGAGCGCCGCCCCGAGTCCACGCACTACGACACGTGGTTCACGTCCGCGGGCTACGACGTCCACCGCCCCGAGTCGGTCTGCGAGGGCGAGGGCGACCTCGTCTGGACCGGCCGGTACGTGCTGGCCGGCACCGGGTTCCGCACGAGCCGGGAGGCGCACCGCGAGGTGCAGGAGTTCTTCGGCCATCCGGTGATCAGCCTGACGCTGGTCGACCCGCGGTTCTACCACCTGGACACCGCGCTGTTCGTGCTCGACGACTCCACCGGCGGCAACAACATCGTGTACTACCCGGAGGCGTTCACGCCGGGCAGTCGCGAGGTACTCGCCAGGCTGTACCCCGACGCGGTCCTCGCGACCCACGACGACGCGATGGCCTTCGGCCTGAACTCGGTGTCCGACGGCCGAAACGTCTTCATCGCACCCCAGGCCGAGGCGCTCGCCGCGCGCCTCGGCGAGCACGGCTATGTCCCCGTCCCCGTCGACCTCTCCGAGCTCCACAAGGCCGGCGGTGGCATCAAGTGCTGCACCCAGGAGATCCGCTCATGA
- a CDS encoding lysophospholipid acyltransferase family protein — MFYYVLKYVLLGPLLRLVFRPRIEGLEHVPDTGPAIVAGNHLSFSDHFLMPAVLKRRITFLAKAEYFTGPGLRGRLTAFFFRSAGQIPVDRSGKEAGQAAIREGLGVLSKDELLGIYPEGTRSHDGRLYKGKVGVAVMALKAQVPVIPCAMIGTFEAQPPGKVIPNIHPVVIRFGKPLDFSRYAGMENEKAILRAITDEIMYAILKLSEQEYVDQYAAVAKAEEAAARRDKERRFPRMPLS; from the coding sequence TTGTTCTACTACGTGCTCAAGTACGTGTTGCTGGGCCCGCTGCTGAGACTGGTGTTCCGGCCTCGAATAGAGGGCCTCGAACACGTCCCGGACACCGGCCCGGCCATCGTCGCGGGCAACCATCTCTCCTTCTCCGACCACTTCCTGATGCCCGCGGTCCTCAAGCGCCGCATCACCTTCCTGGCGAAGGCCGAGTACTTCACGGGCCCGGGTCTCAGGGGTCGGCTGACCGCGTTCTTCTTCCGCAGCGCGGGGCAGATCCCGGTGGACCGCTCCGGCAAGGAGGCGGGCCAGGCGGCGATCCGCGAGGGGCTCGGTGTGCTGAGCAAGGACGAGCTGCTGGGCATCTATCCCGAGGGGACGCGCTCGCACGACGGGCGGCTCTACAAGGGCAAGGTCGGGGTGGCGGTCATGGCGCTCAAGGCTCAGGTCCCGGTGATCCCGTGCGCGATGATCGGCACCTTCGAGGCCCAGCCGCCCGGGAAGGTCATCCCCAACATCCACCCCGTGGTGATCCGCTTCGGCAAGCCGCTCGACTTCTCCCGCTACGCCGGCATGGAGAACGAGAAGGCCATCCTGCGCGCCATCACCGACGAGATCATGTACGCGATCCTCAAGCTGTCCGAGCAGGAGTACGTCGACCAGTACGCGGCCGTCGCCAAGGCCGAGGAGGCCGCCGCGCGCCGGGACAAGGAGCGCCGGTTCCCCCGGATGCCGCTGAGCTGA
- a CDS encoding Lrp/AsnC family transcriptional regulator, which yields MNSRPTPFDELDRKILTALMANARTSFAEIGAVVGLSSTAVKRRVDRLRDTGVITGFTATVKPAALGWRTEAYVEVYCEGAAPPRRLAEVVRNHPEITAAMTVTGGADALLHVRARDVEHFEEVLERIRVEPFIRKTISVMVLSHLLPESPEAGASQPAPVDATELR from the coding sequence ATGAACAGCAGGCCCACGCCGTTCGACGAGCTCGACCGGAAGATCCTCACGGCGCTGATGGCGAACGCCCGCACCAGCTTCGCGGAGATCGGCGCGGTGGTGGGTCTGTCCTCGACGGCGGTCAAGCGGCGGGTGGACCGGCTGCGGGACACGGGGGTGATCACCGGCTTCACGGCGACGGTGAAGCCGGCGGCGCTGGGCTGGCGCACCGAGGCGTACGTCGAGGTGTACTGCGAGGGCGCGGCCCCGCCACGGCGGCTCGCGGAGGTGGTCCGCAACCATCCGGAGATCACCGCGGCGATGACCGTGACCGGCGGCGCGGACGCGCTGCTGCACGTGCGGGCGCGGGACGTGGAGCATTTCGAGGAGGTGCTGGAGCGGATCCGGGTGGAGCCGTTCATCCGGAAGACGATCAGTGTGATGGTGCTGTCCCACCTCCTGCCGGAAAGTCCGGAGGCCGGTGCCAGCCAGCCCGCCCCGGTCGACGCAACAGAACTGCGCTGA
- a CDS encoding PP2C family protein-serine/threonine phosphatase gives MNDSAIDYAAVFQALPGMVALLGPDLVFADVNEEFVRQSGREREQLIGHHLFDVFPDNPNDSAATGMRNLKASLHRVLDTGERDAMALQRYDVEDPERPGQWQERYWSPCNAPVCGPDGEVVLLVHRVEEVTELIRARGRRGGGGRAGSRGRVLEAELYTRARELQDLNDRLRQAHAREREVALALQEAMLPAHRQVGHHRAAVRYRPAVGALNVCGDWYDLVDLVGGNRIGVSVGDVVGHGLAAAGVMGQLRSALTATSRVADGPAQALDVLGRYAHVVDGAESATAVTTFVDFDRRTITYSSAGHPPPALVRPDGRVEFLDRATDPPLDARPDPEPRPEAETAFADGDTLVLYTDGLIERRREDIDTGLARLADALTRHRASDPDTLADAVLLELLPPGGATDDTALIVVRL, from the coding sequence ATGAACGATTCGGCTATCGACTACGCGGCGGTCTTCCAGGCCCTGCCCGGCATGGTGGCCCTGCTGGGGCCCGACCTGGTGTTCGCCGACGTCAACGAGGAGTTCGTCCGGCAGTCCGGCAGGGAGCGCGAGCAGCTCATCGGGCACCATCTCTTCGACGTCTTCCCGGACAACCCCAACGACAGCGCGGCGACGGGCATGCGCAACCTCAAGGCCTCGCTGCACCGGGTGCTGGACACCGGCGAGCGGGACGCGATGGCCCTCCAGCGCTACGACGTGGAGGACCCGGAGCGGCCCGGCCAGTGGCAGGAGCGGTACTGGAGCCCCTGCAACGCGCCGGTGTGCGGACCGGACGGCGAGGTGGTGCTGCTGGTGCACCGGGTCGAGGAGGTCACCGAACTGATCCGGGCCCGCGGCCGCCGGGGCGGGGGCGGACGGGCCGGCAGCCGGGGCCGGGTACTGGAGGCCGAGTTGTACACCCGCGCCCGTGAGCTCCAGGATCTCAACGACCGGCTGCGCCAGGCGCACGCCCGCGAGCGCGAGGTGGCCCTGGCCCTTCAGGAGGCGATGCTGCCCGCCCACCGCCAGGTCGGCCACCACCGGGCCGCCGTGCGCTACCGGCCCGCGGTCGGCGCGCTGAACGTGTGCGGCGACTGGTACGACCTGGTCGACCTGGTGGGCGGCAACCGGATCGGGGTGTCCGTGGGCGACGTGGTCGGCCACGGACTGGCCGCCGCCGGCGTCATGGGCCAGCTGCGCAGCGCGCTCACCGCCACCTCCCGGGTCGCCGACGGGCCCGCCCAGGCGCTCGACGTCCTCGGGCGCTACGCCCATGTGGTCGACGGCGCCGAGTCCGCCACCGCGGTCACGACCTTCGTCGACTTCGACCGCCGCACCATCACCTACAGCAGCGCCGGCCATCCGCCGCCCGCGCTGGTCCGTCCCGACGGCCGGGTGGAGTTCCTCGACCGGGCCACCGACCCCCCGCTGGACGCCCGTCCCGACCCGGAGCCCAGACCTGAGGCCGAGACCGCCTTCGCCGACGGCGACACGCTGGTGCTGTACACCGACGGTCTGATCGAGCGGCGCCGCGAGGACATCGACACCGGCCTGGCCCGCCTCGCCGACGCCCTCACCCGGCACCGCGCGTCCGACCCCGACACCCTCGCCGACGCGGTCCTCCTGGAGCTGCTGCCCCCGGGCGGCGCGACGGACGACACGGCCCTGATCGTCGTACGACTGTGA
- a CDS encoding DUF4097 family beta strand repeat-containing protein, with product MPSFDTPEPISVTAHVGAGSIQFAAGDRLDTVVEVRPRDPERDKDVRAAEQTEVAYASGVLTVRTTERRLIGPSGAVDVVVDLPAGSHIEVTGSWAQVLGEGRLGEVRVKASGDVRLDTTGPLNVTAAHGSIVVDRVEGMAEITTSSGNMRVGFVDGPAVLKNSNGTTTVGVVTGDLRVKGANGGIDITRAEASVTVTTTNASFRVGEVAGGDVQLETSNGSIAVGIREGTAAWLDVSSNRGQVRNRLTASEAPEETEDTVKVRARTNWGNIDVLRAKA from the coding sequence ATGCCTTCTTTCGACACTCCCGAACCGATTTCGGTCACGGCACACGTGGGCGCCGGTTCCATCCAGTTCGCCGCGGGCGACCGCCTCGACACGGTCGTCGAGGTGCGGCCCCGTGACCCGGAGCGGGACAAGGACGTGCGGGCCGCCGAGCAGACCGAGGTCGCGTATGCGAGCGGTGTCCTGACCGTCAGGACGACGGAGCGCCGCCTCATCGGGCCCTCCGGCGCGGTCGACGTGGTGGTCGACCTGCCCGCGGGTTCGCACATCGAGGTGACCGGCTCCTGGGCCCAGGTCCTCGGTGAGGGCCGGCTCGGCGAGGTCCGGGTGAAGGCCTCGGGCGACGTCCGCCTCGACACCACCGGTCCGCTGAACGTGACAGCCGCCCACGGCTCGATCGTCGTGGACCGGGTCGAGGGCATGGCCGAGATCACCACCAGCTCCGGCAACATGCGCGTCGGGTTCGTCGACGGCCCCGCCGTCCTGAAGAACTCGAACGGCACCACGACCGTCGGCGTCGTGACCGGCGACCTGCGGGTGAAGGGCGCCAACGGCGGCATCGACATCACCCGCGCCGAGGCGTCGGTCACCGTCACCACGACCAACGCCTCCTTTCGCGTCGGCGAAGTCGCCGGCGGCGACGTCCAGTTGGAGACCTCCAACGGCTCCATCGCGGTCGGCATCCGCGAGGGCACCGCAGCCTGGCTCGACGTCAGCTCCAACCGGGGGCAGGTGCGCAACAGGCTCACCGCGTCGGAGGCTCCGGAGGAGACCGAGGACACCGTCAAGGTCCGCGCCCGGACCAACTGGGGCAACATCGACGTCCTCCGCGCGAAGGCCTGA
- a CDS encoding LytR/AlgR family response regulator transcription factor: protein MLRALAVDDERPSLEELLYLLNADPRIGSVEGAGDATEALRRINRALESGPDGPEAIDVVFLDINMPGLDGLDLARLLTGFAQPPLVVFVTAHEDFAVQAFDLKAVDYVLKPVRKERLAEAVRRAAERLDSAPRIPVHEPDPDHIPVELGGVTRFVSVDDITHVEAQGDYARLHTDRGSHLVRIPLSTLEERWRSRGFVRIHRRHLVSLRHVGELRLDAGTVSVLVGSEELQVSRRHARELRDLLMRRS, encoded by the coding sequence ATGCTGCGCGCCCTGGCTGTCGACGACGAACGCCCCTCGCTGGAGGAACTGCTCTACCTCCTGAACGCCGACCCCCGCATCGGCAGCGTGGAGGGCGCGGGCGACGCGACCGAGGCGCTGCGCCGCATCAACCGCGCGCTGGAGTCGGGGCCGGACGGGCCGGAGGCGATCGACGTCGTCTTCCTCGACATCAACATGCCCGGCCTCGACGGGCTGGACCTCGCCCGGCTGCTCACCGGGTTCGCCCAGCCGCCGCTCGTGGTCTTCGTCACCGCCCACGAGGACTTCGCCGTCCAGGCCTTCGACCTCAAGGCCGTCGACTACGTCCTGAAACCGGTACGCAAGGAGCGCCTCGCCGAGGCCGTCCGGCGGGCCGCCGAACGCCTCGACAGCGCCCCGCGCATCCCCGTGCACGAACCCGACCCCGACCACATACCCGTCGAGCTCGGCGGCGTCACCCGGTTCGTCTCCGTGGACGACATCACCCACGTCGAGGCCCAGGGCGACTACGCCCGCCTGCACACCGACCGGGGCAGCCACCTCGTCCGGATCCCGCTGTCCACCCTGGAGGAGCGCTGGCGCTCCCGCGGTTTCGTCCGCATCCACCGCCGCCACCTGGTCTCCCTGCGCCACGTCGGCGAGCTCCGCCTGGACGCGGGTACGGTGAGCGTCCTGGTCGGCTCCGAGGAGCTCCAGGTCAGCCGCCGCCACGCCCGCGAGCTGCGGGACCTGCTGATGAGGAGGTCGTGA
- a CDS encoding toxin-antitoxin system HicB family antitoxin: MDLTPYVHTLRRELAVAAEAGGSEARELAERLTAPLESATRLTMLNVLSAAMDEITHELAPGSVDVRLRGLDPEFVVTPPPDYGSGPGEPAASAGPLKAPVPADGDEGGTARVNLRLPAHLKTRAEEAATREGLSVNAWLVRAVSAAVDGGTQPRTTERSRTVGQSFTGWVR; the protein is encoded by the coding sequence ATGGACCTCACCCCGTATGTCCACACCCTCCGCCGCGAACTCGCGGTGGCCGCCGAGGCCGGTGGTAGCGAAGCCCGGGAGCTGGCCGAGAGGCTCACGGCTCCGCTGGAGTCGGCGACACGGCTGACCATGCTCAACGTGCTCTCCGCCGCGATGGACGAGATCACCCACGAACTCGCCCCCGGCTCGGTCGACGTACGGCTGCGTGGGCTCGACCCCGAGTTCGTGGTGACACCGCCGCCCGACTACGGCAGCGGTCCCGGGGAGCCGGCCGCGTCCGCCGGACCGCTGAAGGCCCCGGTTCCCGCCGACGGCGACGAGGGCGGCACCGCCCGCGTCAACCTGCGGCTGCCGGCCCACCTCAAGACCCGCGCCGAGGAGGCCGCGACCCGCGAGGGTCTGTCGGTCAACGCGTGGCTGGTACGCGCGGTGTCGGCCGCGGTCGACGGCGGGACGCAGCCGCGTACGACGGAACGGAGCCGCACCGTCGGTCAGAGCTTCACGGGCTGGGTGCGCTGA
- a CDS encoding NAD-dependent epimerase/dehydratase family protein, translated as MVIGATGQIGRAAVGALARDDWEVTAVSRGGGRDDGWPEGVRVARADRTDDTVLADAVGDGCDVLVDLVAYGPEHARQLLALSDRVGSAVVISSLSVYEDDKGRNFDTQEEPGGFPEYPVPVTEEQRTVAPADTSYSTRKAGLERELLAAGDRLPTTLLRAGAIHGPHCRTPRELYFVKRNLDRRPRRVLSYRGESRFHPANVHNIAELIRLAAARPGSRALNAVDPDAPTVVQIAAAIDAVMGVETENVLVDGPPPSPTVGATPWSTPVPVVCAMSAAERELGYRPVVRYAESLPETVAWIEGRLGEGDWREAYPKMFEVYGDLFDYAAEDAFLSGSGL; from the coding sequence GTGGTGATCGGAGCGACGGGACAGATCGGACGGGCGGCCGTGGGCGCGCTCGCCCGGGACGACTGGGAGGTCACGGCCGTCTCGCGGGGCGGCGGGCGGGACGACGGCTGGCCCGAGGGGGTGCGGGTCGCGCGGGCCGACCGGACGGACGACACGGTCCTGGCGGACGCGGTCGGCGACGGCTGCGACGTCCTGGTGGACCTGGTCGCCTACGGGCCGGAACACGCCCGGCAGTTGCTCGCGCTCTCCGACCGGGTCGGCTCCGCCGTGGTGATCTCCAGCCTCTCGGTGTACGAGGACGACAAGGGGCGGAACTTCGACACCCAGGAAGAGCCGGGAGGTTTTCCCGAGTACCCGGTCCCGGTCACGGAGGAGCAGCGGACCGTCGCCCCCGCCGACACGTCGTACAGCACCCGCAAGGCGGGCCTGGAACGCGAACTCCTCGCCGCGGGCGACCGGTTGCCCACCACGCTCCTGCGGGCCGGGGCGATTCACGGACCGCACTGCCGGACCCCGCGCGAGCTGTACTTCGTCAAGCGCAACCTGGACCGCCGCCCCCGGCGCGTGCTGTCCTACCGCGGTGAGAGCCGGTTCCACCCGGCGAACGTCCACAACATCGCCGAGCTGATCCGGCTGGCCGCCGCGCGGCCCGGCTCCCGGGCCCTGAACGCCGTCGACCCGGACGCGCCGACGGTGGTGCAGATCGCCGCCGCGATCGACGCCGTGATGGGCGTGGAGACCGAGAACGTGCTCGTGGACGGGCCGCCGCCGTCGCCGACGGTGGGCGCCACCCCCTGGTCGACGCCGGTGCCGGTGGTCTGCGCCATGTCGGCCGCCGAACGGGAGCTGGGCTACCGCCCCGTGGTCCGGTACGCCGAGAGCCTGCCGGAGACCGTCGCGTGGATCGAGGGCAGGCTGGGCGAAGGGGACTGGCGGGAGGCGTACCCGAAGATGTTCGAGGTGTACGGCGACCTCTTCGACTACGCGGCGGAGGACGCCTTCCTCTCTGGTTCGGGTCTCTAG